AGGCCAGCCGGAAAAAGCGCATCGCCGCGGGTGCGGGTCTCGACGTGTCGGACCTGAACAAGCTGCTGAAGATGCAGAAGCAGATGGCCGACACGATGAAGAAGCTGGGCAAGATGGGCAAGGGCGGCATGCTGAAGCAGGCCATGCGCGCCATGACAGGCAAGGGCGGCGGCCTGCCCGACATGGACAACCTCGACCCCGCCAAGATGGCCGAGGCGCAGAAGATGCTGGCCGATCCCAAGGGCCTGGGCGGTCAACTGGGCCGCGCCGGGCTGCCGGGCGGGCTGGGCGGGATGTTCGGCAAGAAATGATCACCCTGTCCCCCACCCCGGCCCTCGAGACCGAGCGCCTGATCCTGCGCGCGCCGCAGGGCGGCGACTGGCCGCATTGGCGCAGCTTCTATCAGTCCGACCGCGCGCGCTTCGTGGGCGGCGGCGTGACCGAACCCAAGCCCGGCGCCTATTGGCGCGCCTTCGGCCATCTGACCGGCCATTGGGTGATGCGCGGCTTTGGCATGTTCGTCTTCTGCCACAAGGGGCAGGAGGACATGCCCCTGGGCATGGTCGGCCCGTGGTATCCCGATGGCTGGCCCGAGCGCGAGTTGGGCTGGACCGCCTGGTCGCAGGCGGTGGAGGGCAAGGGTCTGGTGGCCGAGGCCGTGCGCGCCGCGCGCGAGCACGCCTTCCGCGATCTGGGCTGGACCACCGCCGTCAGCTATATCGACCCGGAGAACGCCCGTTCGATCGCGCTGGCCGAACGGCTTGGGGCG
Above is a genomic segment from Paracoccus aestuarii containing:
- a CDS encoding GNAT family N-acetyltransferase, whose product is MITLSPTPALETERLILRAPQGGDWPHWRSFYQSDRARFVGGGVTEPKPGAYWRAFGHLTGHWVMRGFGMFVFCHKGQEDMPLGMVGPWYPDGWPERELGWTAWSQAVEGKGLVAEAVRAAREHAFRDLGWTTAVSYIDPENARSIALAERLGAVRDRGAATPVFDHPCIVYRHPAPEAA